Genomic DNA from Canis aureus isolate CA01 chromosome 32, VMU_Caureus_v.1.0, whole genome shotgun sequence:
cacaTGGGAtggctgggttgctcagtgattgagcatctgccttcagctcagggtgtgatcccagagtcctgggatcgagtcccacatcgggctccctgcatggagcctgcttctcgctctgcctgtctctctgcctctctctctctctctgtgtctctcatgaataaataaataaaatcttttaaaaaaagatataaaaaataaaaataaaaaataaaaaaagagagatcatttCACATGCCAAATAGATGTTTGTTAAATGTCAACAACCATTCCTGATTTTCTTCTAAAAAGCTCCAGTGAACTGGAAATTGAAGGACGCTTATTTCAGATGATAAAAAATACTAACTCTCAAGCCCACAGGCAGCACCAAAAGAGTGGAAGTCAAGAAGCATTCTCATTAAATATGGAGACGAAGCAAAGATTTCTACTATTTTGTTATTCAACATTGTTTCATAGATCCTAGCTAACACAGTTAGacaggaaaaagagaacaaattatatttgcaaatatgatGGTCTTCTTAGAAAAActaggaaaatacaaaattatcaGAACAGAAGGTTTAGTAAAGCgcccagttataaaataactaCAGAAAAGTTCCCCTTTTCTACTTCCTACCAACCAGTTAGAAAACATAATGctcacaacacaacacaacaaaagATGCTATATTAGTTACCCATTGATGCATAACAGATTACCCCAAAGCTTAGTGGTTCAAAACATTTACcatctcagtttctgtgggtcaggaatctgggtgTGGCTTAGCTGAATTCTCTGTCTCAGGATCTTCCATGAAGCTATAATCAAGTTCTTAGCCATGGCTATGGTCTCTTCTGAAGGTTCACCTGGGAAAGCCCATCCACGTGGTTGCCGGCAGGATTCCATTCCTCATGTGTTCTTGGGCCAAGGGCCTCAGTTCCTTGCTACTTGTTGGccagaagccaccctcagttccctgccacctgggcttcccataAGGTGGCTCACAATGCGGCAGCTGGTTTCATCAGAGCAGGCAAgtgagagggtcagagggagttCTTGCAAGACAAAAGTCACAGTTTCTTATAACGTAGACCCAGAAGTAGCATCCCATCACTTTTTGCCACATTCTATTCATTAGGAGCCAGTCACTAGGTCCATCCCACATACAAGGGGAGGGGATCATACAAGTAAGGACTTCCAGGGATCACTGGGAGCCATTTCAGAAGCTCCCGACCACAGACACAATTTCTGTATTTcatgaaaagaagcaaaaaacaaacaaaaattttttaaaaagaagcaaaaaacacactcatctataaaacaaaactttGCTAAAGAATAACAATAGAAGAGACCTTCGTAATAGAAAGATACACCATATTCCTGGATGGAAATGCTCAATGGTGTAAAGTTGTTTGTCACTAAATTAATctatgaactttttttaaaagattttatttctttattcatgagagacacagagggagagaggcagagacacaggcagagggagaagtaggctccatgcagggagcccaatgggggactcaatcccatgaccctgggatcgcaccctgagctgaagacagacgctcaactgctgagtcacccaggcgtcccttaatcTATAAACTTAATCCAATTCCAATTCACAGAGggattgttttgattttgtttgccttgacaaaaaaattctaatgttCACATAAATGACCAGagcaaaacataattaaaaaataataaaaggggcTGTCATGATTATTAAAATAGGCAATGTCTGTGTAAAATAGGCAATGTCTCACaggccaatggaacagaacagaaagcccaaACACATAAAATACATTCAGCATATGATTAAAAATGGTCTTTTAGATGACCAGAAAATGATTGATTCATTTATGATCAACTTTGGGGTAGTtgcttaatttgttttatttttttttatttttaataataaatttattttttattggtgttcaatttgccaaaatacagaatacaCCCAGtgcttaatttgttttaaagttatgTTCTTACTTCTCATTATGCATGAAGACTAAATAGGTTAAAGagttaaaaagtgaaattttgaGGGTACCTAgggggcacagtcagttaaatggctaagtcttggtttcaactcaggtcatgatctcagggtggtgagatggagccccacatcggctcCTCCTCCACACCCAGTTCGgaggagaatctgcttgagattttctccttctgcctctctccatacataaataaatatttttttaaaaagtgaaatcagaaataaatattcattgaaaatgtatatattcttgGTGAAGGCAAAGGTCACACAACAAAGTCTGAGATCAtaaggggaaataaataaaaatgaagcacttCAGCATATTagtaaagtataaaaaatatcaaTGCAAATGACAAACGTCAAAACTTCATTGTGCAAGATGTGACAAAGAGTTTTATATGGATAGGTGCTAAATATACTACATCTTATAAACGCATACTAAACAGATGAGTGTTACAATAGAAAATAGTTGAAGAATGTGACCAGGAAATtcaccatttattcatttagtcaataaatatttaccaagtgcctcctatgtgccagacatAGTTCTAGGTTCTTAAGACACCCCAGTGACCAAGCCAACGTGTCTACCGctatggagcttacattctgcaGGGGAGAGACAGgcaacaaacaaataagtaagttGTGCGATATTTTAGAAACACTATGGGTAAAAGAGAAGAGTAAGTAAGATCAGTACTGAGGGGCCTCATTGAGAAGATGACAGTTGAACAAACCTTGAACAAGTTCAGAGTGCCATGGGGGGTGGGGCGAGGTAGGGTGCTGGAGGACAGAGTGAGGCTAGTAAGGCTGGTGCAGGGAGAGCCGGGCTCCAATTGAGGAGGACCCTGGAGCCACCAAGAGGGCTTTGGCTTTTATTCTCCGTGAATGGGGAACCGGTACTGGGTTTtaagcagaagagagaaattttgacttaaaaaaagaaattttgacttAGGTCTTAAATGGGCCATTCTGGCTACTGTCCTAGAATAGACTTGTGTACAAAGGTAGAGGCAGGGAAACCACGTGGAAGGTCAACAAACGCAGACAAAAGGCTCACTCTCAcaagtaatcaaagaaatgcaactaaaaaaaatacatcgACATATTTTATGCTTAATGTTTAATTCTCTTTGAAGAAGACAGTACACAGTAGTGATAAGAGCCAGGGCATTCTGGGCAGGTAAATGGAGACCACCTTTCTGGAACCAGCTGAATAACCTGTATCAAAACCTCAGAAATGTTCAAACCCTTTCTCTGGAAATCCAACTTCTAATGAATTAATCCAAGGTGCTAATAATGCCTGCTGCTTATTGAGTGTTTGTAAGCACTGTACTAAATAttccctatatattttttaaaattttatttatttatgagagagacagagagagagagagagagagagagacacacaggcagaaggagaagcaggctccatgcagggagcctgatgcgggactccatcccaggtctccaggatcacaccctggactgaaggcagtgctaaaccactgagccaccgggctgcccaagggaGGTTATTAATTAAATCATGATTTATCTACataattcagtcattaaaaatctTATTGAAGAAAAATAGATGCAGCCAAGTGCTGATATAGGCAGAACTTTAAGGAGTTTCCTGCTACAATTTGCCAGCTGCTGTGATGTTTCTTGATCTAGGTGGAAGTTCCATGGGTGTGTTCACTTTGGGATCATTCATCAAAATGAACACTTTGCATACTTTACTGTGTATGTATtatagtaaaaaaattttaagttatttaaaaaattttaagttgccAGATGCTTCTTCTCCTGGGGAACACAAAAAAGTCTGTGGAGCACGTCTTTTGGGGTCTCTGGAGTCCCCCTTGTATGTAGGCATATGGCTGGTAGCCACCACTTGCTCCATGGGGAATGAAGGAAGGATGTGGTTGGCCTCAGGGCAGATAGAaattaaagtaatctctaccacTCAATTTGCCCTCTTAACCAGTGGGTCAGGATCACCACTAGCTCCATGGGGAATGAAGGAAGGATGTGGTTGGCCTCAGGGCAGATAGAAATTAAGGTAATCCCTACCACTCAACTTGCCATCTTAACCAGTGGGTCAGGATATCCCAACCGAGATCTGAGTTCTTCCCGCCAGAGTGAACCTGAAGATCTGACTGTAGACTCTGGATCCGGGTTCCGTCCTAAAGGGGATGAAGGCTTAACAACGATCAATGTGAATACTGAAAAGGCAAGCAGGTCTTGACAGTTACTCTAACATGGGAAATGGTCATCAAATATGATTACATAAAGCAGGTCATAAAACAATATATGTAATAtgatctcaaaaatttttttttaaatattttatttatttgttcatgagagacacacagagagaggcagagacataagcagagggagaagcaggctccctgcagagcctgatgcaggactcgatcccgagaccctggaatcataccctgagccgaatgcagacactcaaccactgagccatccaggcatccctcaatttttttttaaagaggggggGAAAAACTGGAGAGAGTGGTTTTTGTCTATGTTAcagagtaatttattttattagccTATATTCTCAATTTCCTATAACTGACATATTTTGTAATCTGCAATAAAAAGCTGTAGAATATGTAAGGGAGAGATTGCTGGTATCCTGTCTCTATTCCTCTTTCATACCCTGTGACCCCTACTTCCAGGACCCAAGCGGGCAAAACTCATCTCCTCGAGGactcctggggtggggaggggggcgtcCCACACACTAAACTATAGGAAATACCAGCAGTGAAGAACCTTATTTTGTCCAGTCCTGTGGCATACAGTAGGAGCTTAATCCATACCTGTGACCATCATTTCCTCTTACCTGGAATTGCCTGCAAAACATCCCTTGAGTAGAAGCCCAAGCGTCAGGCTCAGCGCCTTGAAGCGCACCGGAGCCCGGGAGTGGGCACTGCTGTCTGCTGCCCCGAGGGCCCTGCTCCCTCGGAAGCCTGGAGCCACCTGCCCCACACACTGGCCCTTCAGCTCACTGCCTCCCCCACCAGAGGCAAATGAGCAAATTGCATGTGCCCCACAGAAAGCAAGCCACCTCACAAAGGTGTCGCAAGGACGGAGTCACACAGGGACAGGGATCAGGATCGGACGGACGGAGGACAGAAATTCTCTCAAAGGTCACAGAGCGCTGGCCCAGCACCCTCACCGCCACCCGGGGCTCTTCACCCTGGTCTTGCCTATTGTGTCACCCTCACTAGATGGCAAGCTCCTGGGAGAGCAGCCACGTGAGGCTTTtgtccccctcccacccacccaccaccggcccagggcctggcattcAGCAGGCACGCAGGGGACCTGCTGACTGAATGTGCAGACAAATGAATAGTTGAGAGAAACATTGGCAGCAGAGACGCAGTGAGTGGGTAAGCCATGTGCGGGAACAGACAGATGGAAGAGACCGCGAGCCACAGAAGTGGAGGGGCGCGGAgaggatgagtgaatgaatgacaaGTTGGGGGGGGAGTGttgagaaaaagaagcaaaaaagctAAAGAAACCCAGTGAGACCCAAATGAAAGttaaagacacagaggcaggaaaattaaagcagagaaaggagaggagcgAGGCTTCCCTTAGCCTTGCCAGGATGCCTTAGTCAGCACCCCTGGGttccttcctcagtttccctcctcggGGTTTACAGGGCTGGAGCCCGAGGCACTGGCACCCTGCTTGGTCTTGCCAGCTTTCTCCTTTGGGCAGGGGACTCCGTTGGCTCCTTCCCCACACTGCACGCGGGCTGAGGCCCACCTGCCGCCCCGAGCCCCGGAGCTGGACAGAGGGGGCTCTCCCCACAGCAGGCCCCTGCCGACAGCTTTGGCGCAACCCCACGGAGGGGCCTGAGGAGCAGCTGGGCCTCTAGTTTCTGGGCCTGGGGttggaggcctgggggtgggagcagggaaggTTCCCATCGGCAGGCCCCAGCCCCGCCTGCCTCTGGAGTGGGGGCGGCGGGAgtcaggaaagggagaagctggccAGGCTGGTGGCCCAGGGGGACCGAGGGGCTTCCTGCCTCCGTGGAGACGGGCCTCGGTGCCCAGACTGTTATTTCAGCTCTGGTATTTCCAATCCCAGGGaaccagggtgggggagggggcgggcaggggcccaGCTTGCGGGGAGGGAAGGCGAGTGGGAGGCAGCCAGAGCCACCGAACTCCTCCGGGTCCTAGAGAAGGGTGGCTCCTTTCCTCCCCGCaccgcccccacccgcccccaccaCATCTGTCCCTCGGAAAGgtcctgacctcacctcccccACTTCCGGACTTCTCCAGAGTTCCAGCCCTGGAGAGACACTCCAAACCGAAGGGCCGCAGTCCCCGCCACGGCCCCTCCCTTGGCTTGGCTCCGGGACCGGAGCCCCCCTGCCTCCCTGACCGTTGTGCCAGATGTGGCtgccggggaggggggagcaaGGCCTCAGCTGGCAGTGGTCACTCGGTGGTCCTCACTCTGCGGAGTCAGCGAGTTCTGGGTCAGCTCACCAGGCCTCCTCATGCAGCACTTCCTCCGGCCCCCCTTCCAGAGTCAGGGCCGGGGTACAGAGGTCAAGGCTGGGTGGGCCGGAGCTTCCGTTCCCAGTTCTGCACAAATCCCACCAGTGCCCTTTCCTGAGCTGCCCACCCAGGTGTCagggcctgggggggagggggacgactgcctccttcctcctccctcccgcaTCACAGAAATGTTCAGACCCCCAGTGGGCCTCCTGGCCCTTCGCCCTGCAAAGCAGAGAGGACTCCCGCACTCagttcctcctctgctccccaaacCCTCTGCAGGTCAGGCCTAATGTTTCCTCACTCCTGCGTGGATTTTCCAGAACCTTGAGTTCCATCCCAGGGTCAGGCACGGGACACTAACTGCTCCCCGAGCCCAGCAACAGAGCAGCCCAGCCCAGATCCAAGCACACAGTCGGTCTCACTGAAGTCGTGCTCTCGACAAGCTTGCAGCCCTGCATAGCTGGCCCTCCGAGGTCCCTCGAGACTGGTTCCAAGTGACAGGAACTGGCAATAAGCCTCCACCaggatgaagttttggaatataggtgagatCTGGAGCCagtgaccaagaaagaattcatgagacatctttggtgcaaaacggtggttttattaaagcccggATGGGACCGGGAGACCCCTGGGCAGGATGAGCTGCTGCcccgggcctgtgaggggtggctgagcATATTCTTGCAGGGTTGGGGGAGCTATGCaaaaagggagatttcaaaagcattttcatatgctaaggaggacctacacggtactggaggccttgccattgtcacgTTAAAGACTGcctttccctctagcaaggcactAACTAAGACAACTGGAAGCTTCCTaaagaatgtcacacatatcccaccctgGGTGGGGGTTGTTTGCGGGACAtcagctgtgctttgtcctcagctagccctgctccCTCATCAACCATATGGCTAGACCTTAAAAACGTGAGTGTGAATCCCAGCCTGTAAGGACAGGGCCCAGAGAGGAGCCCCCACGCCACCTCCTCACGTCCagacagcccagcccagcctggtgaCTCAAGGGCCTCACTGGAGCCAACTCTGCACCCTCTGCAGCCCGGCCGGCCTCTCTAAGACGGCCACTCTGAAGGTTTTCAGTCGGAGGATGCCAGGACACCTCCAGAGACGGAGGCAGACGAGGCCTGGCCCTGTGTCTGGAGACAGGGAGTGGGGCAGGCTCCGCTGGGCTCACAGAGCTGCAGGAGGTGCAGACGGGAAGGCCAAAGAAGGTcaagggagggggtggagaggagggagaaagggggtgGTGCTCAGCGCCCCCTCCCCGAAAggatcccccccgccccagtaCCAGGAAGGGTGCTCGAGACAGATACAAACAGGAAAGGGGCAGAGCAAATGGGGGGGAACCCCCCATGGGAGATGAGCCCcgcctcctctcttcccctctcacGGGTGCAGGAGGAGGAAGATAGTGGCCACATGCCTGGCGCCGAGCCAGGCACTTTTCATAATCTTCTCATTTCATCCTCCCAGATATGCCACAAGAAGGGTATTGTCACCCCCGAGATACAGACTGAAGACTGAAGCTCCGAGCACCTAACAGGCTTCCCCAGGGAATGGCTGAGGGCCGGGCCAGGTCCCCGGGGGGTCATCCTGGGGACCCCAGCTCTCTGCTCTCAGCAGGGACGGCTGGCAGGGCCGTGGCCCTGGCTCGGGGAACCTACGCAGAGGCCCAAGCTCTGTTCAGAGCAGAGTTTATTCAAACAGAGCCTAACAGGAAACTTGGCTCCTCTGACTCACTCTGATTCGaccttattaagaaaaaaagaaagaggagcagGAGCCAGCACTGGGTAGGGTTTCACGCCAAGAGCTGGCTCTCAGGCAGAGGCCAGTTGAGCTCGATAGCCTGTGCCCCCATCTCCCCACAACCCCATCTCTGCCTGGCTCTAGAAGAGGGGTCCTCTCCACTCTCAGCTGGTGGGGCTCCCCTACCTCGCAGCCATCCTCtgtcctccctccatccttcctcttccctcccccctccttgaCTGGGGGTACCCTGAGGCCTGTTtccacttctcctcctcctctcctggcgCTGCTGCCCATCTGGCTGGTTGGAGGGCCCTACGGGACACCAGGGATTCCAAGCAGCTGGGGCCCGCACTgcagggggcaggcaggaggcctcGAAGGCTTAACCCTCCAGGTCCCGGGCCCCCAGTGAGCCTGGCTCTTACTCTGGCTCCTTGTAGGAGCCAAACGGGTGACTCCTGGCCGGAGTCCCACCTGGGGTCCGAAACTTAACCCCACATGAGGTAACTGAGGGGCCTGTGTTGAAGGGTTGCCGGCAGGAGTCCGCTGAATGGAGCCTCACCCCAGGCACAGTGCAATGGGTGAACAAATGCCAGCTGGCAAGGGTGAGGGCCAGGGCTCCAGGGTCCCCGAGGAATGTCCACTCTGGTTTGCTTCTCCCAGGTGGGCTCCAGGAGTCTCCAAAGCAGAGGGGAATCTGCAGAGGCCAAGTGAAGGACAAGTTCTTCCTACGTGATGTAGAAGCACAGGAGGGAAATATTTGCCCTCCAGTTCATGCATGAGTGAGGCTGGGGAAGGCAGCCCAGGGGAGGCAGTCAGAGGGTGACTCCTTGGGTGCCAAGGTTCAAACTTCTGGCACCCCTCCTATCCCCGCTGTCCTCGGAGAAGACAGAGAAACTCTCAAAGCACTCTTGGGGACCATCTGCCCGAATCCCCCATTGATCAGATGTGGCAACTGGATCAGAACGGAGAAGGGCCTTGCCCAagaccccccacccacccccagggaCTTCATCACAACAACAGGACCAGGCCTGGCTCTCCGGAACCCCCCTTCCTGCTGTTCCCTCAGCACTCGAGGCCTCCTCTGCTCCATCAAAGACAGCCCCTGGGTTGCATTTTACCCACAGGCACCCTCAGATTATTGCCAGGCTAtgttgatgagagagagagagagagagagagagagaacagaaaccATGCGATGCAATGTATGAGAAACTGACCTCTCCCGTGACTTCACAAGTTCTGTTGGGCACAGGGGCACACCCCGTTCTACACCCCGTTCTACAGACCAGGAGAGGAAGGCCAAGAGGTGTGCGGGGAGGGGGGAAAGGCTGACACTCCAGCCCCTTTGTGCGCAGGCCTAAGGAACTGGGGTCCAGAATCAGGGGGAGGGGGGATTCGGCATGTCCCCAAGGAGACCCATCAGGAGAGGAAGGCCAAGAGGTGTGCCAGGAGGGGGGAAAAGCTGAcgctccagctccagccccttTGTGCTCAGGCCTAAGGAACTGGGGTCCAGATTCAGGGGGAGGGGGGATTCGGCATGTCCCCATCAACAAGAAGGGGGGTCTCTTAGGGCTGGCTTCGGGGAAGGGGCGCTCGGGGAGTcctgggggggggcggcgggagtGAACAGGGGTTAGGGGCTCCTTCAGGGCCGGAGAAGCCAGTGCGGCGAGCCCAGGGATGCTGAGCCCAAGGCTGGGGGAAATGGTCCCAGGGCTGTCGACGCGGCTCCGCCTGCCAGGGCCCCGCGCGAGgcctcccgccgcccccccccgcccccccgcttcACCGCCTTCCCCGGAGGCAGGTCTGCGGCTTGGCTGCGCGCTCGCTGGGGCGGCGGGAGCCGGGCCCGAAGCCGGCGGGCCGTAGGGCCGCGCGGAGGAGGCCCCGGCGGGCGGCCTCCCGGCCTCCAGGCCTCCCGGCGCGCCCGGCCCCGGCTCGTTCCCGCGGCGCGGGCGGCAGGTGCGGGGACCCCTCTCCCGCCGagagccccgcgccccgggcgccgccccgccccgccccgccccgccccgcccgcggcctcGCCATGCCGTCCCCGGAGGAGCCGCGCCGCGCGGGGCCCGGCCGGCATGGACTCAGCTAGAGCCGCGGCGGGCGGAGCGCCGAGCCGTCGTGGAGGCCGCGGGCAGAGGAGCGCGCGCCGCGCCGCGGGGGCTGTGCCGAGGGGCCGCCATGggtgcgggcgcgggcgcgggcgcgggcggcgggctgCGGGCCCTGCTGTGGGGCGCCTGCCTCTGCGCCCTGGCGCGCGGGCAGGAGGCGCGGCCCGGGCAGGGCGCGGCCGCGGGGCGCTGGCGGCAGCTGATCCGCTGGGAGAACAACGGGCAGGTGTACAGCCTGCTCAACTCGGGCTCCGAGTACGTGGCGCCCGGGCCGCCGCGCCCCGACGGTAGCTCGCGGCTGCTGCTGGCCGGCGCCCCCCAGGCCCCGGCGCGGCGCGGCCCCGGAGGCCTCCGGCGCAGGCAGGCCCCGCcgctccccgcgctccccgcgctcCCCCTGCAGCcgctgcagcccctgcagcccctgcagcccctgcagcccctgcccggGCGCGCGGGCTCCGACACGGTGCGCGGCCAGGCGCGCCACCCCTTCGGCTTCGGCCAGGTGCCCGACAACTGGCGCGAGGTGGCGGTCGGGGACGGCGCGGGGCTGGCGCGGGTGCGCACGGCCGTGTCCCCGCCGCgccacgggggcgggggcgcgggcgcgggctcGTCCGTGGCGGCCTCGGCCTTCGCCGCCACCTACCGCCAGCAGCCCTCCTTCCCGCAGCCGTTCCCCCCGCCGCAGGCGCCCTTCGTCGGCCAGTACGAGGCCTACGACCCCGGGTCGCGCAGCTACGACCAGGGCTACGTGTACTAccgcggcggcgcggggggcgcgctggcggcggcggcggcggcctcggCCTCGGTCTCCGCGGGGGGCGCCTACCCGTTCCCGCCGCGGCCGCGCTACGAGGActacggcggcggcggcgaggagcCCCCCGAGCTCCCGCCGCAGACCTTCTACCCCGGCGCGGAGCGGCCCtacgcgcccccgccgcccgcgcccgcgcccgacGGCCTGGACCGCCGCTACGCGCACAGCCTGTACCACGAGGCCGCCGGCCCCGAGCTCGCCGCCCCCGACGcgggccccgccgcgccgcgcctcGCCTGGCTCCCGCCCTACGCCCACGCCGAGCCGCAGCCGCCCTTCCGCGCGCCGGAGCCGCCCTACCTGCCGCTGCGCAGCTCGGACGCGCCCCCGCCCGGGGCCGAGCGGGCCGGCGCGCAGCAGGGGCGCCTCAGCGTGGGCAGCGTGTACCGGCCCAGCCCGAGCGGCCGCGGTGAGTACCCGCCCGGgaccccccccgcgcccccgcgcccccgcggccTCCGGGGCCCCCAGGCCCGCGCGCACCCCTAGAGGCGGCACCTGGCCGGGCTTGGCGGGAGGAGGCCCCTGCACCTGCAGGTGGGGGTCAGCTGGGGACAAAGGGAAGGacgctctccccctcccctgcctgcccccctcccttgTTTCAACGGAGTAGGGGGGCATCTGccacccgccccccagccccctccgcagCGCCAGCCTCGCAGGGGGAAAGCTGGGTCTCGCTCGGGGTGGGTGCGCTAAGGCCTCCCGGGGGGATGCCCCTGGACGTGCAGCAAAATCCCAGCCCCTAGCATCTGTGAGCTTGGCCCGCGACGCGCAGGAAGTCAGGGGGGCACCTCGTGGCCCAGGCCGCAGTCCAGACTGAACGACAGGACTTCCCTCGGGGAGCAGGGGGGACACTGCCAGGGCCAGGCTGGCCAAGCTAGCGAGCGAGGCACCGACCCCGGGCGCAAAATTTAAGGCGGATGTCAAAAAAAGCTCAGGGATCAAGGAAAGTGACATGCTAATGCCTCTTGGGTCAAAAGTCATGCAAACGTCTAAGAAAAACCTGTGATGAACAGAGTAGTATCCCGCTTTCAAGCACAATTAGTAACCGAGCCCCGCCAAGCGCTGCGGGAGCCAGAGGCGGACTGATCCTGTACTTATTTGAAATGTTGATTATTTTGTTCCGTCACAGATTTTTCTGGCCACCgattctgagttttaaaaagtgTTGCTGCAAATACTACTTCTCTTGGctactggtttttattttattattattattatttttttttatttttgggtgcCCAGGCCCGTACCTCGCTCAGCTCAGCGGCTCCCGGGAGAGCCCCAGGAGGGAGCTGGAGACCGCCTCCCTCTGGCGTTTTCATTTTCAgcgggggagagggtggggatggATGCGAAACTGTGACCTGGTCTTGGGAAGGCCCAAGCCATCCGTACGGGAGAAGCCCGTGAAGGGACAACCCCGTGAAGCGGCAGCTTTCCTCCGGTGGACAGCTCCACACATGCTGTGGCAGACAGGCTTCCGCGCTGAGGGCCCCCGAGTGGCCTGGCCAAGGCTAGGTGGCTATTGCAAGTCCAAAGTCAGCTTCGATCAGGGTTTTCCGTTGAGCCCCTTCGGGCTGCAGTCACTGCCCCAGTTCTGTGCTCCACGCCAAGGTTGCTGTGCCAGGCGTACCAGGTGAGGGCTGAGCCCAGCAGGGCCCAGGGGGTACAGGCACAGCACCCCCAGCCTttgctcctctgcctgtgtccgcTCAGGAACTGCTGCCTTGTCTCTAGCCACACTGACCTGGGTGAGAGGGTgctgcttgggggtgggggtgggggaagggctgcTGGAACCCAAGGCTAGGGGAGAGGTGTGTCCCCACTGGTAGCACCCACTCCCTCACATCCATGGCATAGCACTCAAGTTGGGTGCTGAATCCCACTTGGAGATTGGGACAGGAGCTAGATGGGGGGGCCCTGCTGTGCTCTGATGAAGCATGCGTCCTCCTGCCCACTGTGGCCTCCCCCACATCTGGGCCTCCAAGAGATTTGCTCTTGGAGGGGGCTACAAGCTGGGCATCGTCCGCTCCTAGAGCTCCTTGGAGGAGAGGGCAACCCATATATGGGGTGCTAAGCTTTCATGAGGCTTTTCTTAGGATACTCGACCTCAAAGTGGGGCTCAGTCAGAAGGGCATGGGAGAAATCTGAGGCCTCCAATGCCCCAGCACTCTGGCAGAGCTAGGCCTGGGACTCAGCACCTGCGTCCCAAGCCAGTGGGTTTTCTAGGGCCCCTCTTTGGCCTGACAGTTCTTAAAGTTCAGAGGCGACCGGCCAGGGCAAGGCCACGTCTGGAGTGGGGGTGCTCGGGGCTTATCGGTGTCTCTGGTCTTGCCCCTGAGCCCCACCGTTCATTTGGGGTTAAAGGCA
This window encodes:
- the LOXL1 gene encoding lysyl oxidase homolog 1 isoform X1, translating into MGAGAGAGAGGGLRALLWGACLCALARGQEARPGQGAAAGRWRQLIRWENNGQVYSLLNSGSEYVAPGPPRPDGSSRLLLAGAPQAPARRGPGGLRRRQAPPLPALPALPLQPLQPLQPLQPLQPLPGRAGSDTVRGQARHPFGFGQVPDNWREVAVGDGAGLARVRTAVSPPRHGGGGAGAGSSVAASAFAATYRQQPSFPQPFPPPQAPFVGQYEAYDPGSRSYDQGYVYYRGGAGGALAAAAAASASVSAGGAYPFPPRPRYEDYGGGGEEPPELPPQTFYPGAERPYAPPPPAPAPDGLDRRYAHSLYHEAAGPELAAPDAGPAAPRLAWLPPYAHAEPQPPFRAPEPPYLPLRSSDAPPPGAERAGAQQGRLSVGSVYRPSPSGRGLPDLVPDPNYVQASTYVQRAHLYSLRCAAEEKCLASTAYAPEATDYDVRVLLRFPQRVKNQGTADFLPNRPRHTWEWHSCHQHYHSMDEFSHYDLLDAATGKKVAEGHKASFCLEDSTCDFGNLKRYACTSHTQGLSPGCYDTYNADIDCQWIDITDVQPGNYILKVHVNPKYIVLESDFTNNVVRCNIHYTGRYVSTTNCKIVQS